Proteins found in one Rhodobacter capsulatus SB 1003 genomic segment:
- a CDS encoding motA/TolQ/ExbB proton channel family protein has protein sequence MRAPVRVQPPQFSQPVRQIVSMLAVLGLVAAGGFFAYARIYPIFQTNPLLNGLIGGVFVLGVLGCFWQVVQLVKAVSWIESFAADRPGRPMYRPPQMLVPLAALLGRGGASRTIATTAARSILDSVAARIDEARDITRYLSNLLIFLGLLGTFYGLATTVPGVVDTIRALAPQQGEPATAVFARLMTGLEGQLGGMGTAFSSSLLGLAGSLVVGLLELFATHGQNRFYGELEDWISSITRLSFASAETEGAGEASAVAGVLDHMAEQMDALQTLFIRAEQARSQTETRLAQLTQGFGDLAQKLGAEIESRAGQAEALARMAEGQERLIAALDRLADQGAADRDAAMDVDAEMRMRLRSIDLQMSRMLEEMSAGRQESMADLRNDFAALTRALMVRARGGEG, from the coding sequence ATGCGCGCACCGGTCCGGGTCCAACCCCCGCAGTTTTCGCAACCCGTCCGACAGATCGTCTCGATGCTGGCGGTGCTGGGGCTGGTGGCCGCGGGCGGGTTCTTTGCCTATGCCCGCATCTATCCGATCTTCCAGACCAATCCGCTGCTGAATGGCCTGATCGGCGGGGTCTTCGTGCTGGGCGTGCTGGGCTGTTTCTGGCAGGTGGTGCAGCTGGTGAAAGCGGTCAGCTGGATCGAGAGCTTCGCCGCCGACCGCCCCGGACGGCCGATGTATCGCCCGCCGCAGATGCTGGTGCCGCTGGCCGCCCTTCTGGGCCGCGGCGGGGCAAGCCGCACCATCGCGACGACCGCCGCCCGCTCGATCCTCGATTCGGTGGCGGCGCGGATCGACGAGGCCCGCGACATCACCCGCTACCTGTCGAACCTTTTGATTTTCCTGGGTCTTCTGGGCACGTTCTACGGCCTTGCCACCACCGTCCCGGGCGTCGTCGACACGATCCGCGCGCTGGCCCCGCAACAGGGCGAGCCCGCCACCGCGGTCTTTGCCCGGCTGATGACCGGGCTTGAGGGCCAGCTCGGCGGCATGGGCACGGCCTTTTCCTCCTCGCTGCTCGGCCTTGCCGGATCGCTGGTCGTGGGCCTGCTCGAGCTTTTCGCCACGCATGGGCAGAACCGCTTTTACGGCGAGCTGGAGGACTGGATTTCCTCGATCACGCGGCTGAGCTTCGCCTCGGCCGAGACCGAGGGCGCGGGCGAGGCCTCGGCGGTGGCGGGGGTGCTTGACCACATGGCCGAGCAGATGGACGCGCTGCAGACGCTTTTCATCCGCGCCGAACAGGCGCGCAGCCAGACCGAGACGCGGCTGGCGCAGCTGACGCAGGGCTTTGGCGATCTGGCGCAGAAACTGGGCGCCGAGATCGAGAGCCGCGCCGGGCAGGCCGAGGCTTTGGCGCGGATGGCCGAGGGGCAGGAGCGGCTGATCGCGGCGCTGGACCGGCTGGCCGACCAAGGCGCCGCCGACCGCGATGCGGCGATGGATGTGGATGCGGAAATGCGGATGCGGCTGCGCTCGATCGATCTGCAGATGTCGCGGATGCTGGAGGAAATGTCTGCCGGGCGGCAGGAAAGCATGGCCGATCTGCGCAATGATTTCGCGGCCCTGACGCGGGCGCTCATGGTCCGTGCCCGCGGCGGGGAGGGCTGA
- a CDS encoding peptidoglycan -binding protein: MALSGHRGQRFATTNVWPGFVDAMGALLMVLIFVLSIFMIVQSMLRDTITTKDHELDALSAQVAGLAQALSLEQAQTEALTGRLEAAGARITAFEAQVAGLLAEKTAQAAVIADLQGDLKTSDAALASARLQLDAARKKAEETLTLLAAAEAARKDLQGRLEVQLSEAEKQAALKAVAEKTLTETRAESDRKAEQVARLNQQVAALRGQLADLQAVLDEAKARDTEAKVQVEALGSQLNSALAQVAAEQKRRAALEEEARRKAEAEAKDLARYRSEFFGRMSQLLDGRAGVRVVGDRFVFSSEVLFQPGSADLSPEGQAQISRVAETFRELAAEIPPEIDWLLEVDGFTDDTPLSGQGEFKDNWELSQARALSVVKYLIEAQGFAPKRLAAAGFGEFRPVAAGKSPEARAQNRRIELKLTER, from the coding sequence ATGGCGCTCTCGGGCCACCGCGGGCAGCGCTTTGCCACCACGAATGTCTGGCCCGGCTTCGTCGATGCGATGGGCGCGCTGCTGATGGTGCTGATCTTCGTTTTGTCGATCTTCATGATCGTGCAATCGATGCTGCGCGACACGATCACCACGAAGGATCATGAGCTGGACGCGCTCTCGGCGCAGGTCGCGGGGCTGGCGCAGGCGCTGTCGCTGGAACAGGCGCAGACCGAGGCGCTGACCGGACGGCTGGAGGCTGCGGGGGCGCGGATCACCGCCTTCGAGGCGCAGGTGGCGGGGCTTCTGGCCGAGAAGACGGCGCAGGCGGCGGTGATTGCGGACCTGCAGGGCGATCTGAAAACCTCGGATGCGGCCTTGGCCTCGGCGCGGTTGCAGCTTGATGCGGCGCGCAAAAAGGCCGAGGAGACGCTGACGCTTCTGGCCGCGGCCGAGGCGGCGCGAAAGGATCTGCAGGGCAGGCTGGAGGTGCAGCTGAGCGAGGCCGAAAAGCAGGCGGCGCTGAAGGCCGTGGCGGAAAAGACCCTGACCGAGACCCGGGCAGAAAGCGATCGCAAGGCGGAACAGGTGGCGCGGCTCAATCAGCAGGTGGCGGCTTTGCGCGGGCAGCTGGCGGATCTGCAAGCGGTTCTGGACGAGGCCAAGGCGAGGGATACGGAGGCCAAGGTGCAGGTCGAGGCGCTGGGAAGCCAGCTGAATTCGGCGCTGGCGCAGGTGGCGGCGGAACAGAAACGCCGCGCCGCGCTGGAGGAGGAGGCGCGCAGGAAGGCCGAGGCCGAGGCGAAGGATCTGGCGCGGTATCGGTCGGAATTCTTCGGCCGGATGTCGCAGTTGCTGGACGGGCGCGCGGGCGTGCGGGTGGTGGGCGACCGGTTCGTCTTCTCGTCCGAGGTGCTGTTTCAGCCCGGTTCGGCTGATCTGTCGCCCGAGGGACAGGCGCAGATTTCGCGCGTGGCCGAGACGTTCCGCGAATTGGCGGCCGAGATCCCGCCGGAAATCGACTGGCTGCTGGAGGTGGACGGTTTCACCGATGACACGCCGCTCTCGGGTCAGGGCGAATTCAAGGACAATTGGGAACTGTCGCAGGCCCGCGCGCTGTCGGTGGTGAAATATCTGATCGAGGCGCAGGGCTTTGCGCCGAAACGGCTGGCGGCGGCGGGCTTTGGCGAATTCCGCCCGGTGGCGGCGGGCAAAAGCCCCGAGGCCCGGGCGCAGAACCGCCGCATCGAGCTGAAGCTGACGGAACGGTAA
- a CDS encoding Hint domain-containing protein — translation MKPGYLGTFVIAWDQTEIDGAAGAPVESLATGACWRWSGEAVRVDGPTDLLILSGAEGSEALRQRAARVVRRLLGVAIEGGDGAAFRARADLPELPDQSFAVTDGIRAYDITLIELPAARARLLMFAGGLPPRDTDLWLVESRVDPRPAGLRLAAPGVICFTPGTLIDTPAGPRPVEALRPGDRVSTRDDGPQEILWIGSRRMSGARLYALPHLRPVRLGAVRLGAVRLRAGAPGLLRPAADLLVSPQHRVLVRGAAARALFNEPEVLVQACDLVDDAAVRVATRLPEVTYLHLLFARHQVIRANGVETESFHPAATEVESIAEDQRQALLRLCPGIEADPMTYGPFARRMLSASEAAILRHDLAA, via the coding sequence ATGAAGCCGGGCTATCTGGGCACCTTCGTGATCGCGTGGGACCAGACCGAGATCGACGGCGCCGCGGGCGCCCCGGTCGAGAGCCTTGCAACCGGCGCCTGCTGGCGCTGGAGCGGCGAGGCGGTGCGGGTCGATGGCCCCACCGACCTGCTGATCCTGAGCGGGGCCGAGGGCAGCGAGGCGCTGCGCCAGCGCGCCGCCCGGGTGGTGCGCCGCCTTCTGGGCGTGGCGATCGAGGGTGGCGACGGCGCCGCCTTTCGCGCCCGTGCCGATCTGCCCGAGCTTCCCGATCAAAGCTTTGCCGTCACCGACGGGATCCGCGCCTATGACATCACGCTGATCGAACTGCCCGCGGCGCGGGCGCGTCTTTTGATGTTCGCGGGCGGCCTGCCGCCGCGCGACACCGATCTGTGGCTGGTCGAAAGCCGCGTCGATCCGCGCCCGGCGGGGCTGCGTCTGGCCGCGCCCGGGGTGATCTGTTTCACGCCGGGAACGCTGATCGACACGCCCGCCGGGCCGCGCCCGGTCGAGGCGCTGCGGCCCGGCGACCGGGTCTCGACCCGTGATGACGGCCCGCAGGAGATTTTGTGGATCGGATCGCGGCGGATGAGCGGGGCCCGGCTTTACGCGCTGCCGCATCTGCGCCCAGTGCGACTTGGGGCGGTGCGACTTGGGGCGGTGCGGCTGCGGGCGGGGGCGCCTGGTCTGCTGCGCCCCGCGGCCGATCTGCTGGTCTCGCCGCAGCATCGGGTGCTGGTGCGCGGTGCCGCGGCGCGGGCGCTGTTCAACGAGCCCGAGGTGCTGGTGCAGGCCTGCGATCTGGTCGATGACGCCGCGGTGCGGGTCGCGACCCGGCTGCCCGAGGTCACCTATCTGCACCTGCTGTTCGCGCGCCATCAGGTGATCCGGGCGAACGGGGTCGAGACCGAAAGCTTCCACCCCGCCGCGACCGAGGTCGAGAGCATCGCCGAGGATCAGCGACAGGCGCTGTTGCGGCTGTGCCCCGGGATCGAGGCCGATCCGATGACCTACGGGCCTTTCGCGCGGCGCATGCTGAGCGCCTCGGAAGCGGCGATCCTGCGCCACGATCTGGCGGCCTGA
- a CDS encoding lipid A deacylase LpxR family protein: MPRLIPLAFALLGLLALVPAPAPAPAETRPLGFGHFLNNDALGDGKDRWQTGSYTLSWLRGPEWQGRLPGRPFEILEYRLSGAVIAPSRLKSLRGDRRYVGKSAVSLHTQFAPTPQTEADLGLGVVWTGPANGLSGVQRQLHDLLGEPRPRAADSQLPNHLYPTVSAEIARPIALGRAELRPFAEARAGDETLLRLGADLAFGQREKGALWLRDEVTGQRHLGIGGTDAGGTAFVLGADVAHVFDSAYLPGGWGVQPEQTRSRLRAGISTRLGRVGLFYGLTWLSREFVGQPEGQLVGSVRLRLRF, from the coding sequence ATGCCGCGTCTGATCCCGCTTGCGTTTGCCCTGCTTGGCCTGCTGGCCCTTGTCCCCGCCCCCGCCCCCGCCCCCGCCGAGACCCGGCCGCTGGGCTTTGGTCATTTCCTGAACAACGATGCGCTTGGCGACGGCAAGGACCGCTGGCAGACCGGCTCTTACACGCTGTCGTGGCTGCGCGGCCCGGAGTGGCAGGGGCGCCTGCCCGGCCGCCCCTTCGAGATCCTGGAATACCGGCTGAGCGGGGCGGTGATCGCGCCTTCGCGGCTGAAAAGCCTGCGCGGCGATCGGCGCTATGTCGGCAAATCCGCGGTTTCGCTGCACACGCAATTCGCCCCCACGCCGCAGACCGAGGCGGATCTGGGCCTTGGCGTGGTCTGGACCGGCCCGGCGAACGGCCTTTCCGGGGTGCAGCGCCAGCTGCATGACCTGCTGGGCGAACCCCGGCCGCGCGCCGCCGACAGCCAGTTGCCGAACCATCTCTATCCGACCGTCAGCGCGGAAATCGCCCGGCCGATCGCGCTGGGCCGGGCCGAGCTGCGCCCCTTTGCCGAGGCGCGGGCGGGCGATGAAACCCTGCTGCGTCTGGGCGCCGATCTGGCCTTCGGGCAGCGCGAGAAGGGGGCGCTGTGGCTGCGCGACGAGGTGACCGGGCAACGCCATCTCGGCATCGGCGGCACCGATGCGGGCGGCACCGCCTTTGTGCTCGGCGCCGATGTCGCGCATGTCTTCGACAGCGCTTATCTGCCGGGCGGCTGGGGCGTGCAACCGGAACAGACCCGCAGCCGCCTGCGCGCCGGGATCTCGACGCGGCTGGGCCGGGTCGGGCTGTTTTACGGCCTGACCTGGCTTTCGCGCGAATTCGTCGGCCAGCCCGAGGGGCAGCTGGTCGGCTCGGTTCGGCTGCGGCTGCGCTTTTGA
- a CDS encoding YbaK/EbsC family protein, which translates to MSTATPATRALDAAKVAFERIEYDYVAGQDKIGLHAAAAIGADPAEVLKTLMVEVDGKPACAVIPSDCTLSMKKVAAAFGAKAAAMMPADKAERLTGFHTGGISPFGQKKRVPVAFEAAALGQAQIVVNGGKRGLMVRLTPEAALTVSGGLARDLIAAP; encoded by the coding sequence ATGAGCACAGCCACCCCCGCCACCCGGGCGCTTGACGCCGCCAAGGTGGCCTTCGAGCGGATCGAATATGATTACGTCGCCGGGCAGGACAAGATCGGCCTGCATGCGGCGGCGGCGATTGGCGCCGATCCCGCCGAGGTGCTGAAGACGCTGATGGTCGAGGTCGACGGCAAGCCCGCCTGCGCGGTGATCCCGTCGGATTGCACGCTGTCGATGAAAAAGGTCGCGGCGGCCTTCGGGGCCAAGGCGGCGGCGATGATGCCCGCCGACAAGGCCGAGCGGCTGACCGGCTTTCACACCGGGGGGATCTCGCCCTTTGGCCAGAAGAAACGGGTGCCGGTGGCCTTTGAAGCCGCGGCGCTGGGGCAGGCGCAGATCGTCGTCAATGGCGGCAAGCGGGGGCTGATGGTGCGGCTGACCCCCGAGGCGGCGCTGACGGTCTCGGGCGGTCTGGCCCGGGATCTGATCGCCGCGCCCTGA
- a CDS encoding 3-hydroxyacyl-CoA dehydrogenase, protein MQISERVFVVTGGGSGLGAAVARMVVDAGGKVVIVDLNAEAGMAMASDLGAASRFCRADVTQEGDGRAAIDLAVSVFGRLDALVNCAGIAPGEKILGREGPHRLESFARAVTVNLVGTFNMLRLAAEAMAGNAPGPGGERGVIVNTASIAAFDGQIGQAAYAASKGGVAALTLPAARELARHGIRVVTVAPGIFRTPMMAGLPQEVQDSLGASVPFPNRLGDPAEYAALVRHICENQMLNGEVLRLDGALRMAAK, encoded by the coding sequence ATGCAGATTTCAGAGCGGGTCTTTGTCGTCACCGGGGGCGGTTCGGGGCTGGGGGCGGCCGTGGCGCGGATGGTGGTTGATGCGGGCGGCAAGGTGGTGATCGTCGATCTGAACGCCGAAGCGGGCATGGCCATGGCCTCGGATCTGGGCGCGGCCTCGCGGTTTTGCCGCGCCGATGTGACGCAGGAGGGGGACGGCCGCGCCGCCATCGATCTGGCGGTCTCGGTCTTCGGGCGGCTTGATGCGCTGGTGAATTGCGCGGGCATCGCGCCGGGGGAAAAGATCCTCGGCCGCGAGGGGCCGCACCGGCTGGAGAGTTTCGCCCGGGCGGTGACGGTGAACCTTGTCGGCACCTTCAACATGCTGCGGCTGGCGGCCGAGGCGATGGCGGGCAATGCCCCCGGCCCGGGCGGCGAGCGCGGGGTGATCGTCAACACCGCCTCCATCGCGGCCTTTGACGGGCAGATCGGACAGGCGGCCTATGCGGCCTCCAAGGGCGGCGTCGCGGCGCTGACGCTTCCGGCGGCGCGGGAACTGGCCCGGCACGGCATCCGCGTCGTCACGGTGGCGCCGGGGATCTTTCGCACGCCGATGATGGCGGGGCTGCCGCAGGAGGTGCAGGACAGTCTGGGCGCCTCGGTGCCCTTCCCGAACCGGCTGGGGGACCCGGCGGAATATGCCGCGCTCGTGCGCCATATCTGCGAAAACCAGATGCTGAATGGCGAGGTGCTGCGGCTCGACGGCGCTTTGCGGATGGCCGCGAAATGA
- a CDS encoding acetyl-CoA C-acyltransferase: MDPVVIAGAARTPMGGFQGAFSELAAADLGAVALGAALDRAGVPAAEVDEVLMGCVLPAGQGQAPARQAALKAGLPLAAGATTINKMCGSGMKAAMLGHDLLLAGSARVVLAGGMESMTNAPYLLPKARGGLRLGHGQVLDHMFLDGLEDAYDRGRLMGTFAEDCAEAFGFTRQAQDDYAIASLTRAQAAIASGAFAAEIAPVEAGRAGLITTDEQPGKARLDKIATLKPAFRPGGTVTAANSSSISDGAAALVLMRASEAEARGLTPLARVLGHATHADAPNLFPTAPIGALTKLAEKLDLDLRRIDLFEVNEAFAVVAMAAMAALDLPHDRVNPHGGACALGHPIGASGARVLVTLLAALRRHGLRTGVATLCIGGGEATAMAVELMA; this comes from the coding sequence ATGGATCCGGTGGTGATCGCGGGGGCGGCCCGCACGCCGATGGGCGGCTTTCAGGGCGCGTTTTCAGAGCTTGCCGCGGCCGATCTGGGCGCGGTGGCGCTTGGCGCGGCGCTTGACCGGGCGGGCGTTCCGGCCGCTGAGGTCGACGAGGTGCTGATGGGCTGCGTCCTGCCCGCGGGGCAAGGTCAGGCCCCGGCGCGGCAGGCGGCGCTGAAAGCGGGTCTACCGCTTGCGGCGGGGGCGACAACGATCAACAAGATGTGCGGTTCGGGGATGAAGGCCGCAATGCTGGGCCATGACCTTTTGCTGGCGGGCTCGGCGCGGGTCGTGCTGGCGGGCGGCATGGAGAGCATGACGAATGCCCCCTATCTGTTGCCGAAAGCGCGCGGCGGGCTGCGGCTGGGGCATGGGCAGGTGCTCGATCACATGTTTCTGGACGGGCTCGAGGATGCCTATGATCGCGGCCGGTTGATGGGCACCTTTGCCGAGGATTGCGCCGAAGCCTTCGGCTTCACCCGGCAGGCGCAGGACGATTACGCGATTGCGTCTTTGACCCGGGCGCAGGCGGCAATTGCCAGCGGGGCTTTCGCGGCTGAAATCGCGCCGGTGGAGGCAGGCCGGGCCGGGCTCATCACCACCGACGAGCAGCCGGGCAAGGCGCGGCTGGACAAGATCGCGACGCTGAAACCGGCCTTCCGGCCGGGCGGCACGGTGACGGCGGCGAATTCCTCCTCGATCTCGGACGGGGCGGCGGCGCTGGTGCTGATGCGCGCCTCCGAGGCCGAGGCCCGCGGGCTGACGCCGCTCGCCCGGGTGCTGGGTCATGCGACCCATGCCGATGCGCCGAACCTGTTTCCGACCGCCCCGATCGGCGCGCTGACGAAACTGGCGGAAAAGCTCGATCTGGATCTGCGCCGGATCGATCTGTTCGAGGTGAACGAGGCCTTTGCGGTGGTCGCGATGGCGGCGATGGCGGCGCTGGATCTGCCGCATGACCGGGTGAACCCGCATGGCGGCGCCTGTGCATTGGGGCATCCGATCGGCGCTTCGGGGGCGCGGGTGCTGGTCACGCTGCTGGCGGCGCTGCGGCGGCACGGGCTGAGAACCGGCGTCGCGACGCTCTGCATCGGCGGCGGCGAGGCCACGGCGATGGCGGTGGAGCTGATGGCATAG